One Microbacterium keratanolyticum DNA window includes the following coding sequences:
- a CDS encoding ABC transporter ATP-binding protein yields the protein MITAEGLTKRFGDKTAVDDVSFTVRPGTVTGFLGPNGAGKSTTMRMIVGLDRPTSGHTTVNGTAYRSLRAPLTEVGVLLDAKAVHTGRTARNHLRAMAATHGIPDSRVDEVIDLAGITSVARKRAGKFSLGMGQRLGIASALLGDPHTLILDEPVNGLDPEGVRWVRQFVRHAASEGRTVLLSSHLMSEMAQTADHVIVMGRGKVLADAPLQELVRAWTSTTVRVRSPRLAELAAVLAGPAVELFTASPETIDVTGLSAERIGDLAAEHGIPLHELTPTVGSLEEAYLALTNDAVEYRAARSALEAS from the coding sequence ATGATCACAGCAGAAGGCCTCACGAAGAGGTTCGGGGACAAGACGGCGGTCGACGACGTGTCGTTCACGGTGCGTCCGGGCACGGTGACTGGCTTCCTCGGGCCGAACGGCGCAGGCAAGTCGACCACGATGCGGATGATCGTGGGGCTCGATCGTCCGACATCCGGACACACGACCGTCAACGGCACCGCGTACCGCAGCCTTCGCGCACCCCTCACCGAGGTGGGTGTGCTGCTCGACGCGAAGGCCGTGCACACGGGGCGCACGGCGCGCAATCACCTGCGGGCGATGGCAGCGACGCACGGCATCCCTGACTCCCGGGTCGATGAGGTCATCGACCTCGCCGGCATCACGTCCGTGGCACGCAAGCGTGCGGGCAAGTTCTCGCTCGGCATGGGGCAGCGACTCGGCATCGCGTCGGCGCTGCTCGGCGACCCGCACACACTCATCCTCGACGAGCCGGTCAACGGCCTCGACCCGGAGGGTGTCCGCTGGGTGCGTCAGTTCGTCCGGCACGCCGCATCCGAGGGGCGCACGGTCCTTCTGTCCAGCCACCTGATGAGCGAGATGGCCCAGACCGCCGATCACGTGATCGTGATGGGGCGGGGGAAGGTGCTTGCGGATGCTCCGCTGCAGGAGCTTGTTCGCGCGTGGACCAGCACCACGGTGCGGGTGCGCAGCCCTCGTCTCGCCGAGCTGGCGGCAGTGCTCGCGGGCCCCGCCGTCGAACTGTTCACGGCCAGCCCCGAGACGATCGACGTCACCGGCCTTTCCGCCGAGCGCATCGGCGACCTCGCCGCCGAGCACGGCATTCCTCTGCACGAGCTCACCCCGACCGTGGGCTCTCTGGAAGAGGCCTATCTCGCTCTCACCAACGATGCCGTCGAGTACCGTGCGGCGCGCAGTGCCCTGGAGGCATCATGA
- a CDS encoding ABC transporter permease, with amino-acid sequence MTTTVAPPVPAVPRTASPYRHSFSRSLRSEWIKLATLRSTWWSIALVAFATVGIAMLSAQLMAGQGYPPAQYVVGALQLTMLLAGILGTIAVTGEYSTGMIRSTLTADPKRGSVLAAKMTMVAALLFVSSLVIFLLAAVAISPLLQGQGESFPWTEPGEWMPQILTASAAMAVFALLGASFGFVIRSGAGAIAATVGLLFVLPVVLGIFSTPDHQWEWLRVIANHLPSMAATSAISPTDGFGLSQVEGYVTLGAWAVAGIAAGWISLRSRDA; translated from the coding sequence ATGACCACGACCGTCGCACCCCCTGTTCCGGCCGTGCCGCGCACGGCGTCGCCGTACCGGCACTCCTTCTCGCGCTCGCTGCGCAGCGAATGGATCAAGCTCGCCACCCTGCGCTCGACCTGGTGGTCCATCGCCCTTGTCGCCTTCGCGACCGTCGGCATCGCGATGCTGTCGGCGCAGCTGATGGCAGGTCAGGGCTACCCGCCGGCGCAGTACGTCGTGGGAGCGCTGCAGCTGACGATGCTGCTCGCGGGCATTCTCGGCACGATCGCGGTCACGGGCGAATACTCGACCGGCATGATCCGCTCGACGCTCACCGCCGACCCGAAGCGGGGTTCGGTGCTCGCGGCGAAGATGACCATGGTCGCCGCACTCCTCTTCGTCTCGTCGCTGGTGATCTTCCTGCTCGCCGCAGTGGCGATCTCCCCGCTGCTGCAGGGGCAGGGCGAATCGTTCCCGTGGACCGAGCCCGGGGAGTGGATGCCGCAGATCCTCACCGCCTCGGCCGCGATGGCCGTCTTCGCGCTGCTCGGCGCCAGCTTCGGTTTCGTGATCCGTTCGGGCGCGGGCGCCATCGCCGCAACAGTCGGTCTGCTGTTCGTGCTGCCGGTCGTGCTCGGGATCTTCTCGACGCCCGACCATCAGTGGGAATGGCTGCGGGTCATCGCCAACCACCTGCCGTCCATGGCGGCCACGAGCGCCATTTCGCCGACGGACGGCTTCGGTCTCTCGCAGGTCGAGGGCTACGTCACGCTCGGTGCCTGGGCGGTCGCCGGGATCGCCGCAGGTTGGATCTCCCTGCGGTCTCGTGACGCCTGA
- a CDS encoding sensor histidine kinase encodes MSTDSSRSSSSTMDEELRLPRPPGVVRRFWAKHPLLADILIAIVCLPLSVAPTTFLAERPLPAPAAIAASILILGACVLLVWRRRYPLVVFAVAYAVSTFYLLLLTPSGTPLLLVASYSLAVYRSVRAAWIGLAVGVGVLLVISFALFAGGAISLQVTMNVVLGEFATGLIGTLIGANVRGRRRYLAAVIDRSKQLFVERDQHAQLAASAERDRIAREMHDILSHSLTVVVALSEGAAATNDAERARSASRAAADTARSALTEMRSMLGVLRDGDTDAPLAPTAPVCPSDTVAAAQRAGFAATLTTTGESDLPPAHALAVGRIVQEGVTNAMRHAPRATRIDVRIDYTDEHARIEISNDGAHAPQGLAGFGLRGLAERTTLLGGTFRSEPAGAGRWMLRADLPRPSGAST; translated from the coding sequence ATGTCGACGGATTCCTCTCGCAGCTCCTCGTCCACCATGGACGAGGAGCTGCGTTTGCCGCGTCCGCCCGGGGTCGTCCGGCGGTTCTGGGCGAAGCATCCGCTGCTCGCCGACATCCTGATCGCCATTGTGTGCCTGCCGCTCTCCGTCGCGCCGACCACGTTCCTCGCGGAGCGGCCGTTGCCCGCACCGGCGGCGATTGCGGCGAGCATCCTGATCCTGGGCGCGTGCGTGCTGCTGGTGTGGCGGCGCCGCTACCCGCTCGTGGTTTTTGCCGTCGCCTATGCAGTGTCGACGTTCTATCTGCTGCTGCTCACCCCTTCTGGGACGCCCCTGCTGCTCGTGGCCAGCTACTCCCTTGCCGTGTACCGGTCGGTTCGGGCCGCCTGGATCGGGCTCGCCGTCGGTGTGGGTGTGCTTCTGGTGATCTCCTTCGCGCTGTTCGCGGGTGGGGCGATCAGCCTGCAGGTCACGATGAACGTGGTTCTCGGAGAGTTTGCGACCGGGTTGATCGGCACGCTCATCGGCGCGAACGTGCGCGGTCGCCGACGCTACCTGGCTGCGGTCATCGATCGGTCGAAGCAGCTGTTCGTGGAGCGGGATCAGCATGCGCAGCTCGCCGCATCGGCGGAGCGCGATCGCATCGCCCGCGAGATGCACGACATCCTCTCGCACTCTCTGACCGTGGTCGTCGCCCTCTCGGAAGGGGCTGCGGCGACGAACGATGCCGAGCGGGCGCGCAGCGCCTCGCGGGCTGCTGCCGACACGGCGCGGAGCGCGCTCACCGAGATGCGCTCCATGCTCGGGGTGCTGCGCGATGGAGACACGGATGCTCCGCTCGCGCCGACCGCCCCCGTCTGCCCGAGCGACACCGTGGCGGCCGCCCAACGCGCCGGCTTCGCCGCGACCCTCACCACCACAGGCGAGAGCGACCTCCCGCCCGCGCATGCGCTCGCCGTCGGGCGCATCGTGCAGGAGGGCGTCACCAATGCGATGCGTCACGCCCCGCGCGCGACCCGCATCGACGTGCGCATCGACTACACCGACGAGCACGCCCGCATCGAGATCAGCAACGACGGCGCTCACGCTCCGCAGGGCCTCGCCGGTTTCGGCCTGCGCGGACTCGCCGAGCGCACGACGCTTCTGGGCGGCACGTTCCGCTCCGAGCCGGCGGGCGCGGGCCGGTGGATGCTGCGCGCTGACCTGCCCCGACCATCAGGAGCCTCCACATGA
- a CDS encoding response regulator transcription factor, producing the protein MTDPIRVLLVDDQPLIRVGFRLVLDAEPDLLVVGEASDGAAAIANVAEHQPDVVVMDVRMPGVDGIAATEAIVQQHPQVRVLVLTTFDLDEYAFGAIAAGASGFLLKDAQRHELVEAVRAVHRGDSVLAPRVTRSILNRLAPQLQVPVDIDDPTGELTDRERDVFLAMGQGLTNAEIAKHLFVSESTVKTHIGRVLMKIGARDRIHAVILAHRLGLIDAQHPLPPLA; encoded by the coding sequence ATGACCGACCCGATCCGCGTGCTGCTCGTCGATGATCAGCCCCTCATCCGCGTCGGCTTCCGCCTGGTGCTCGATGCGGAACCCGATCTGCTCGTCGTCGGTGAGGCGAGCGACGGCGCTGCAGCGATCGCGAACGTGGCGGAGCATCAGCCCGACGTCGTCGTGATGGACGTGCGGATGCCGGGCGTCGACGGCATTGCCGCGACCGAGGCGATCGTGCAGCAGCATCCGCAGGTCCGCGTGCTGGTGCTGACCACGTTCGACCTCGACGAATACGCCTTCGGGGCAATTGCCGCGGGAGCCAGCGGATTCCTCCTGAAAGACGCCCAGCGGCACGAGCTGGTCGAGGCCGTGCGCGCCGTGCACCGGGGCGACAGCGTGCTCGCGCCTCGGGTGACGCGCAGCATCCTGAACCGCCTGGCCCCGCAGCTGCAGGTTCCCGTCGACATCGACGATCCGACAGGCGAGCTCACCGACCGAGAACGCGACGTGTTCCTCGCGATGGGGCAGGGGCTCACGAACGCGGAGATCGCGAAGCACCTGTTCGTCAGCGAGTCGACGGTGAAGACGCACATCGGTCGCGTGCTGATGAAAATCGGCGCGCGAGACCGCATCCATGCCGTGATCCTCGCCCACAGGCTGGGGCTCATCGACGCGCAGCATCCGCTGCCGCCGCTCGCGTGA
- a CDS encoding aspartate dehydrogenase domain-containing protein gives MAEMRVGFLGDGHISGVLRDAVEQTRPHLVVGTFGRDALIPDGLDVVVEAATQQAVRERVPGLLAGGVDVILLSVGAMADATLRTTLLAGPGQLIACTGAIGGLDQVRALRAAGPLREVSLESRKLPATLVQPWMADELQERLRRGTEEIVLAEGLAADVARQFPTSANVAASLALAADAWDTATARVIADPTATHTRHEVFAAGDLGEVRAVVVNAPSPDRPRSSAIVAWAALRALDDYARMRSFAAPGGVVFL, from the coding sequence ATGGCAGAGATGCGGGTCGGATTTCTCGGCGACGGGCACATCAGCGGGGTGCTGCGCGACGCCGTCGAGCAGACGCGACCCCACCTCGTCGTCGGAACCTTCGGTCGCGACGCTCTGATCCCCGACGGCCTCGACGTCGTCGTGGAGGCCGCGACGCAGCAAGCGGTGCGTGAGCGCGTGCCCGGCCTGCTTGCCGGGGGAGTCGACGTGATCCTGCTGTCGGTCGGCGCGATGGCGGATGCCACGCTGCGCACGACGCTGCTCGCCGGTCCGGGACAGCTCATCGCCTGCACGGGTGCGATCGGCGGACTCGACCAGGTGCGAGCGCTGCGCGCCGCCGGTCCGCTGCGGGAGGTGTCTCTGGAGAGCCGCAAGCTGCCCGCAACGCTCGTGCAGCCGTGGATGGCGGACGAGTTGCAGGAACGGCTGCGGCGCGGCACGGAGGAGATCGTGCTCGCCGAGGGGCTCGCTGCGGATGTGGCGCGGCAGTTCCCGACGAGCGCCAACGTCGCCGCCTCCCTCGCGCTCGCCGCGGATGCCTGGGACACCGCGACCGCTCGCGTCATCGCCGACCCCACGGCGACACACACCCGGCATGAGGTCTTCGCAGCCGGTGATCTGGGCGAGGTGCGCGCCGTCGTCGTGAACGCTCCGTCGCCGGATCGTCCGCGCTCGAGCGCCATCGTCGCCTGGGCCGCCCTGCGGGCGCTCGACGACTACGCCCGCATGCGCAGTTTTGCCGCACCAGGGGGAGTGGTGTTCCTCTAG
- a CDS encoding NAD(P)/FAD-dependent oxidoreductase, which produces MVHSIVIGAGMVGLATAWHLQERGVEVTVLDRTGVAAGSSWGNAGWLTPGKAIPLADPSLWTYGPKALIDPDAALHVPFRVDATLWTFLAQFAAHGTHRAWDRTMAALTPIDKIALACFDELTDGGVDSWTREGPFVIGFPEEAHAKGFLREIAGVERHGQSVPLERLENPQELAPQLSPAVKAAYRLDGQRFLEPWPFMKALGEAVVARGATLRTGADVIDVTGGAEPSVTLSSGERIAADSVVIATGAWMPKLARRFGVRTRVQAGRGYSFTVETTDPAEHPVYLPAQRIACTPYEGRFRIAGTMEFRGPDEVLQPRRIQAIINQSRTLLQGVDLDNRQDEWVGSRPVTPDGLPLVGATRADGVYVAGGHGMWGIVLGPATGKLLAEQIVTGRTDPAIAPFNPLR; this is translated from the coding sequence ATGGTGCATTCGATCGTCATCGGCGCGGGCATGGTCGGACTCGCCACAGCCTGGCATCTGCAGGAGCGCGGGGTCGAGGTCACCGTCCTCGACCGCACCGGAGTCGCGGCCGGGTCCTCCTGGGGCAATGCCGGATGGCTCACCCCGGGCAAGGCGATTCCCCTGGCAGACCCGAGCCTGTGGACGTACGGACCGAAGGCTCTGATTGACCCGGATGCGGCGCTGCATGTGCCGTTCCGAGTGGATGCGACGCTGTGGACCTTCCTCGCCCAGTTCGCCGCGCACGGCACGCATCGCGCCTGGGACCGCACAATGGCGGCGCTCACGCCCATCGACAAGATCGCGCTCGCCTGCTTCGACGAGCTCACCGACGGCGGCGTCGATTCGTGGACGCGCGAGGGCCCGTTCGTGATCGGCTTTCCGGAAGAGGCACACGCCAAGGGCTTCCTGCGTGAGATCGCCGGCGTCGAGCGGCACGGGCAGTCGGTTCCGCTGGAGCGGCTGGAGAACCCGCAGGAGCTCGCCCCGCAACTCTCCCCCGCGGTGAAGGCCGCCTACCGTCTCGACGGCCAGCGATTCCTGGAGCCGTGGCCGTTCATGAAGGCGCTCGGCGAGGCCGTCGTCGCCCGCGGCGCGACACTGCGCACGGGCGCTGACGTCATCGACGTCACCGGCGGCGCAGAACCGTCCGTCACCCTCTCCTCCGGCGAGCGCATCGCTGCGGATTCCGTCGTGATCGCGACGGGCGCGTGGATGCCGAAACTCGCCCGACGCTTCGGTGTGCGCACCCGCGTGCAGGCGGGTCGCGGCTACTCCTTCACCGTGGAGACGACAGATCCGGCGGAGCATCCGGTGTACCTCCCCGCGCAGCGCATCGCCTGCACCCCCTACGAGGGGCGCTTCCGCATCGCCGGCACGATGGAGTTCCGTGGCCCGGACGAGGTGCTCCAGCCGCGCCGCATCCAGGCGATCATCAACCAGTCGCGCACACTGTTACAGGGCGTCGACCTCGACAACCGTCAGGACGAGTGGGTCGGCTCCCGCCCCGTCACCCCTGACGGCCTGCCCCTCGTCGGCGCCACCCGCGCCGACGGCGTCTACGTGGCGGGTGGCCACGGCATGTGGGGCATCGTGCTCGGACCCGCGACAGGAAAGCTTCTCGCCGAGCAGATCGTCACGGGCAGGACGGATCCGGCGATCGCCCCGTTCAACCCGCTGCGCTAG
- a CDS encoding Lrp/AsnC family transcriptional regulator — MPETDSSHYRELDRTDRAILAELERDGRISNAELATRVGIAESTCHKRVRALVASGAIVGFHAEVDPAALGLHIEALISVRLQAHARGDLRRFQRDLEKLPATRRVYFLAGDRDFLVHVAVRDAQALRELVADTISVREEVAGTTTNLIFDHAPRHHEAR, encoded by the coding sequence ATGCCAGAGACGGATTCTTCGCACTACCGTGAGCTCGATCGCACCGACCGGGCGATCCTCGCGGAGCTCGAACGCGACGGACGCATCTCCAATGCCGAGCTCGCCACCAGGGTGGGCATCGCCGAGTCCACGTGCCACAAGCGCGTACGGGCGCTCGTGGCATCCGGCGCAATCGTCGGCTTCCATGCCGAAGTAGACCCGGCCGCCCTCGGCCTGCACATCGAGGCGCTCATCTCGGTGCGACTCCAGGCCCATGCGCGCGGAGACCTTCGACGCTTCCAGCGCGACCTCGAGAAGCTGCCCGCCACGCGGCGGGTGTACTTCCTCGCGGGCGACCGGGACTTCCTGGTGCACGTCGCCGTCCGCGACGCCCAAGCGCTGCGCGAGCTCGTCGCTGACACGATCAGTGTGCGCGAAGAGGTCGCCGGCACGACGACGAACCTCATCTTCGATCACGCACCGCGTCATCACGAGGCGCGCTGA
- the dcd gene encoding dCTP deaminase, with protein MLLSDRDIKAELASGRIGLDPLAPELIQPSSIDVRLDRYFRLFDNHKYPYIDPSEDQPELTRLIEVAPDEPFILHPGEFALGATFEQVTLADDIAARLEGKSSLGRLGLITHSTAGFIDPGFSGHVTLELANVATLPIKLWPGMKIGQLCFIRLTSPAENPYGSGPYGNRYQGQRGPTASRSFQNFHRTDVGTTDAGAIGG; from the coding sequence GTGCTTCTCAGTGACCGCGACATCAAAGCCGAACTCGCGTCGGGCCGGATCGGACTCGACCCGCTGGCTCCCGAGCTGATCCAGCCGTCGAGCATCGACGTGCGCCTCGACCGCTACTTCCGGCTGTTCGACAACCACAAGTACCCCTACATCGACCCTTCCGAAGATCAGCCAGAGCTGACGCGGCTGATCGAGGTCGCGCCGGACGAGCCGTTCATTCTGCACCCCGGCGAGTTCGCCCTCGGCGCCACCTTCGAGCAGGTCACCCTCGCCGATGACATCGCCGCGCGCCTTGAGGGCAAGTCGTCACTCGGGCGCCTGGGTCTGATCACGCACTCGACGGCCGGGTTCATCGACCCCGGCTTCTCCGGGCACGTGACCCTCGAGCTCGCGAACGTCGCGACGCTGCCGATCAAGCTCTGGCCGGGCATGAAGATCGGGCAGCTCTGCTTCATCCGCCTCACGTCGCCCGCCGAGAATCCCTACGGCTCGGGGCCCTACGGCAACCGCTACCAGGGGCAGCGCGGACCGACGGCGTCGCGGTCGTTCCAGAACTTCCACCGCACCGACGTGGGTACGACCGACGCAGGTGCGATCGGCGGCTGA
- a CDS encoding alpha/beta fold hydrolase, whose translation MSALMNALARSIRFTSALSPTLAGSIANRAFFSTDPRMRVREADRATHETARRGTLLVRGHRITIYQWGAGSRTTLLMHGWSGRASQFATLVRDLTAEGFRVVSFDAPAHGSSAAAATDVRDWVDAAQQLSAAEGPFDLIVGHSFGAFAALAAVRAGVTTPRLVTIAGAGTVDAFHSEFERMLRLTPRTRAAFEASFYRRLGMTRTDATALYDSLAHPLRGTTLLIAHDRDDPALSAQNSERLHAAHPGSHLLLTDGFGHNRILASDEVLDAVLAFAVRPAPVAASPQR comes from the coding sequence GTGTCTGCACTGATGAACGCCCTCGCCCGCAGCATCCGGTTCACGTCCGCACTCTCGCCGACCCTCGCCGGCAGCATCGCCAACCGCGCGTTCTTCTCCACCGATCCGCGAATGCGCGTGCGCGAAGCCGATCGAGCCACCCACGAGACAGCCCGGCGCGGCACGCTTCTGGTGCGCGGCCATCGCATCACCATCTATCAATGGGGCGCGGGATCGCGCACCACCCTTCTCATGCACGGCTGGAGCGGGCGCGCCTCACAGTTCGCGACGCTCGTGCGCGACCTCACCGCCGAAGGATTCCGCGTGGTGTCGTTCGACGCACCCGCGCATGGATCCTCCGCCGCAGCGGCCACGGATGTGCGCGACTGGGTCGACGCCGCGCAGCAGCTCAGCGCCGCCGAAGGCCCGTTCGACCTGATTGTCGGGCACTCCTTCGGCGCTTTCGCCGCCCTCGCCGCCGTGCGCGCGGGCGTCACCACGCCACGGCTCGTGACCATCGCAGGAGCCGGCACGGTCGACGCCTTCCACAGCGAGTTCGAGCGGATGCTGCGCCTCACCCCGCGGACACGCGCGGCGTTCGAGGCATCCTTCTACCGCCGCCTCGGAATGACCCGCACCGACGCGACCGCTCTCTACGACTCGCTCGCACACCCACTGCGCGGCACGACCCTGCTCATCGCGCACGACCGCGACGATCCCGCGCTGAGCGCACAGAACTCCGAGCGACTGCACGCCGCACACCCCGGATCCCACCTGCTGCTCACCGACGGCTTCGGACACAACCGCATCCTCGCCTCCGACGAGGTGCTCGACGCGGTACTGGCGTTCGCCGTGCGTCCGGCACCCGTAGCCGCCTCACCGCAGCGCTGA
- a CDS encoding TetR/AcrR family transcriptional regulator: MVESVEISARAPVDGRRARGDASRRTVLTYATDLVSVEGLDGLSIGRLAEASGHSKSSIAGLFQNKEGLQLATIAAARTVFMAVVVEPAREEERGLTRLVSLMHHLIEYSRTRVFAGGCFFVAVSVEVDSKPGPVRDAVRAAMADWYGYVEAQVRTAADAGELALDAEGVELLAFQLPAIYEQSNSRSLLYGSERPYVLARRAMRALLAQAGADAAALRLLDT; this comes from the coding sequence ATGGTGGAATCGGTCGAGATATCAGCGCGCGCACCCGTCGATGGGCGCCGCGCGCGAGGGGATGCCTCCCGCCGCACCGTGCTCACCTACGCGACCGACCTCGTCTCCGTCGAGGGTCTCGATGGACTCAGCATCGGACGCCTCGCCGAAGCATCCGGACACAGCAAGAGCAGTATCGCCGGCCTCTTCCAGAACAAAGAGGGGCTGCAGCTGGCGACGATCGCAGCCGCCCGCACTGTTTTCATGGCTGTCGTCGTCGAGCCGGCACGCGAAGAGGAGCGCGGACTCACCCGGCTCGTCTCGCTCATGCACCACCTCATCGAGTACTCCCGCACACGTGTGTTCGCAGGCGGATGCTTCTTCGTCGCGGTGAGTGTCGAGGTGGATTCCAAGCCCGGGCCCGTGCGCGACGCGGTGCGCGCAGCAATGGCGGATTGGTACGGCTACGTCGAAGCGCAGGTGCGCACCGCCGCCGATGCCGGCGAGCTCGCACTCGACGCCGAGGGGGTCGAGCTGCTTGCCTTCCAGCTGCCGGCGATCTACGAGCAGTCGAATTCGCGGTCGTTGCTGTACGGCAGCGAACGTCCCTACGTTCTCGCGCGTCGTGCGATGCGCGCGCTGTTGGCACAGGCGGGGGCGGATGCTGCCGCACTGCGCCTGCTCGACACCTAG
- a CDS encoding MFS transporter — protein MSVPEEPQVPVVATTGVVGVVGLDLRGETPAPKKQVYSWALWDWATQPFNTVILTFIFTALYLTTDAFLPPELQALDKTDPVKEAAIAELTSGLGLGSTIAALAILLIAPVLGQRADAAGKQKLWLGIGTGALIACMFGLWFVEPVPSLFWLGVALISAGAVFGEIAAVNSNAMLIGIANQKNIGRISGLGWGFGYLGGIVALVIVVVLDTADWFGMSTDNGLPFRLIAVGCAVWAIVFSIPIFLNVPEPSLGRPERQVGFFQSYVLLTKDVIGLYRNTETRPTFWFLLASAVFRDGLGGVFAFGAVIAAAVFGFEFMELVIFGIAANLIAGVSTIIAGRFDDRFGPKRIILWSLACMIVAGLAVFFLVEAGTVAFWIGGLILCAFVGPAQAASRSFLARVTPAGREGEIFGLYATTGRAASWMASGAWTLLIVATQSTAFGILGIVLVLVAGFLLLLPVKERRAV, from the coding sequence ATGAGCGTTCCCGAAGAGCCCCAGGTCCCGGTCGTCGCCACGACGGGCGTGGTGGGCGTGGTCGGTCTCGACCTTCGCGGTGAGACCCCCGCACCGAAGAAGCAGGTCTACTCGTGGGCACTGTGGGACTGGGCGACGCAGCCGTTCAATACGGTCATCCTGACGTTCATCTTCACGGCGCTCTATCTCACGACGGATGCGTTCCTCCCGCCGGAGCTGCAGGCGCTCGACAAGACAGATCCCGTCAAGGAAGCCGCGATCGCCGAGCTCACCTCGGGCCTGGGTCTCGGCTCGACGATCGCCGCGCTCGCGATCCTGCTGATCGCTCCCGTGCTCGGTCAGCGAGCGGATGCCGCGGGCAAGCAGAAGCTCTGGCTCGGCATCGGTACGGGCGCACTCATCGCCTGCATGTTCGGGCTCTGGTTCGTCGAGCCCGTCCCTTCGCTGTTCTGGCTGGGTGTGGCACTGATCTCGGCGGGCGCCGTGTTCGGCGAGATCGCTGCGGTCAACTCGAATGCGATGCTCATCGGCATCGCGAATCAGAAGAACATCGGCCGCATCTCCGGACTCGGATGGGGCTTCGGCTACCTCGGTGGCATCGTCGCACTCGTCATCGTCGTCGTGCTCGACACCGCCGACTGGTTCGGCATGTCGACCGACAACGGCCTGCCGTTCCGCCTGATCGCGGTCGGCTGTGCGGTGTGGGCGATCGTGTTCAGCATCCCGATCTTCCTGAACGTGCCGGAGCCCTCGCTCGGTCGTCCGGAACGACAGGTCGGTTTCTTCCAGTCCTATGTCCTGCTGACCAAGGACGTCATCGGGCTGTACCGCAACACCGAGACGCGTCCCACGTTCTGGTTCCTGCTGGCGAGCGCCGTCTTCCGCGACGGACTCGGCGGCGTCTTCGCCTTCGGCGCGGTCATCGCGGCGGCGGTGTTCGGCTTCGAGTTCATGGAGCTTGTGATCTTCGGCATCGCGGCCAACCTGATCGCCGGCGTCTCGACGATCATCGCCGGGCGCTTCGACGATCGCTTCGGCCCGAAGCGGATCATCCTGTGGTCGCTCGCCTGCATGATCGTCGCGGGGCTCGCGGTGTTCTTCCTGGTGGAGGCGGGCACCGTCGCGTTCTGGATCGGCGGCCTCATCCTCTGCGCCTTCGTCGGCCCCGCGCAGGCGGCCTCGCGCTCCTTCCTCGCACGCGTCACCCCGGCCGGTCGCGAGGGCGAGATCTTCGGCCTCTACGCGACGACGGGTCGCGCCGCGAGCTGGATGGCCTCCGGAGCCTGGACGCTGCTCATCGTCGCTACGCAGTCGACGGCCTTCGGCATTCTCGGCATCGTGCTGGTGCTCGTCGCCGGGTTCCTCCTGCTGCTGCCGGTCAAGGAGCGCCGCGCGGTCTGA